A portion of the bacterium genome contains these proteins:
- a CDS encoding DUF2085 domain-containing protein, with protein MGLNSVINRFISLICHQQTLRCFEIGDKTLPLCTRCTGIYAGFLIAYLFLWIISAKKRILRLSKNVIIVSLLMLFVFITDSLFSFKGILDLGNNIKFLFGLLGGASLGSFAFGILNYSLREKSYFANIYFSLKDFVYLIIVILVLFFLKLLFNYSFLFYFWKILSTLGLLFTYITVNFTLITVFWQGKYDTKFKKQSILYTFLLIIIEFFIIKLIR; from the coding sequence ATGGGGCTGAATAGTGTTATTAATAGATTTATTTCTTTAATATGTCATCAACAAACCTTGAGATGCTTTGAAATAGGAGACAAAACCTTACCACTATGTACAAGGTGCACAGGTATATATGCTGGATTTCTTATTGCCTACCTTTTTTTATGGATTATATCAGCAAAAAAACGAATCCTTCGACTTAGTAAAAACGTTATAATTGTTTCACTTCTAATGCTATTTGTTTTCATAACTGATTCCCTGTTTTCATTCAAAGGAATTTTAGATTTAGGAAATAATATAAAGTTTTTATTTGGCTTACTTGGAGGCGCATCTTTAGGAAGTTTTGCTTTTGGGATTTTGAACTACTCATTAAGAGAGAAGAGTTATTTTGCTAATATATATTTTTCACTCAAAGATTTTGTTTATTTAATAATTGTTATATTAGTTTTATTCTTTTTAAAACTCCTCTTTAATTATTCGTTTTTATTCTACTTTTGGAAAATTTTAAGCACCTTGGGACTACTCTTCACTTACATAACAGTAAACTTTACTCTTATAACAGTTTTCTGGCAAGGGAAATATGATACAAAATTCAAAAAACAATCAATTTTATATACCTTTCTTCTTATTATAATTGAGTTTTTTATTATAAAACTCATTAGGTAG
- a CDS encoding radical SAM protein, whose protein sequence is MKKILFTMACGPYPRIDNTDSMDLYTSRLTKGQEFFTLKSYYPAMPVYLLAQNVSIPSVALEYPSFEEFVEEVKKGYDYIGINFNTIFFDATYKMCKAIKELSPKTKIILGGYGVTCLKEDFQEEKELLSMADYVCHGEGISFVREILGEPTDAEIKQDFPTSYIYSMGEKVAFDNAISALGCRGACEFCCTSAFYDYKKVRIVDPEALWKIVKKKLLEKSSFVWIYDEDFFADADYVREFGDIIKKDKDILPEKVSWAGFGSIRSLSQYTIEELVEMGVSAIWIGVESKFSKLPKRKGRDIGETFKSLREAGIQTVGSFIIGWDFQTEDNILEDINYFVDLKPTYTQISSLMPCPETRLWDRLKKEGKLYTDNFKWHNHHLYSIMHRHTSIKDEDVIKYVNLTQSLLYQRNGPSFSRTFEVNLNGYKASKKSKNEIIKAKAPLFASWCHLIFPALLAIKLHSPTPELRRDIKELRDSYIKEFGNPPFQAKVKSVLFLIYSSILRINHFFTKNRPGKERSYTKRYTYNGAE, encoded by the coding sequence ATGAAAAAAATCTTATTTACTATGGCTTGCGGTCCTTATCCAAGGATTGACAATACTGATAGTATGGACTTATACACAAGCAGGCTAACAAAAGGACAAGAGTTTTTCACTCTTAAAAGTTACTACCCTGCTATGCCTGTTTACCTTCTTGCCCAAAATGTTTCAATACCTTCCGTAGCCCTTGAATATCCATCCTTTGAAGAGTTTGTTGAAGAAGTAAAAAAAGGATACGACTATATCGGTATAAACTTTAACACTATATTCTTTGATGCTACATATAAGATGTGTAAAGCAATTAAAGAGTTATCTCCAAAAACAAAAATAATTCTTGGAGGTTACGGAGTTACTTGCCTTAAAGAAGATTTTCAAGAAGAGAAAGAACTTCTTAGTATGGCTGACTATGTATGTCACGGAGAGGGAATAAGTTTTGTTAGAGAAATTCTTGGCGAACCAACAGACGCAGAAATTAAGCAAGATTTTCCTACCTCATACATATATTCAATGGGAGAAAAAGTTGCTTTTGATAACGCTATATCTGCTTTAGGTTGTAGAGGTGCTTGCGAGTTTTGTTGCACATCAGCTTTCTACGATTACAAAAAAGTAAGGATAGTCGACCCTGAGGCACTCTGGAAAATTGTTAAGAAAAAACTTCTGGAAAAGAGTAGTTTCGTATGGATATATGACGAAGATTTCTTTGCAGATGCTGATTACGTAAGAGAGTTTGGGGATATTATAAAGAAAGATAAAGATATTCTGCCAGAAAAAGTAAGTTGGGCTGGTTTTGGAAGTATAAGAAGTTTATCCCAATATACCATAGAAGAACTTGTTGAGATGGGCGTTTCTGCTATATGGATAGGAGTTGAATCAAAATTTTCTAAACTCCCTAAAAGAAAAGGAAGAGATATAGGAGAAACCTTTAAATCTTTAAGAGAAGCAGGTATCCAGACCGTTGGTTCTTTTATAATTGGCTGGGATTTTCAGACAGAAGACAATATTCTTGAAGATATAAACTATTTTGTTGATTTAAAACCTACCTACACACAAATTTCAAGCCTTATGCCCTGCCCCGAAACAAGATTATGGGACAGATTAAAAAAAGAGGGCAAACTATATACCGATAATTTCAAATGGCATAACCACCATCTATACTCTATAATGCACAGACATACCAGCATAAAAGATGAAGATGTAATAAAATATGTCAACTTAACCCAATCCCTTCTTTATCAAAGGAACGGACCATCGTTTTCAAGAACTTTTGAGGTCAACCTCAATGGTTATAAGGCAAGTAAAAAGAGTAAAAACGAAATTATCAAGGCAAAAGCACCTCTCTTTGCATCCTGGTGTCATCTTATATTCCCTGCGTTACTTGCAATAAAATTACATTCACCCACTCCTGAATTGAGGAGAGATATTAAAGAATTGAGAGATTCATATATAAAAGAATTTGGAAATCCGCCCTTTCAGGCTAAAGTTAAATCAGTTCTCTTTTTAATTTATTCAAGTATACTAAGAATCAACCATTTCTTTACAAAAAACAGGCCAGGGAAAGAAAGGTCATACACAAAACGGTATACATATAATGGGGCTGAATAG
- a CDS encoding acyl-CoA dehydratase activase-related protein, with protein MVKKKIGIPASLLYYKYFAFWKAFFERLGLEVVVSDETNSEILKDGNRYAIDEICIPLKLYYGHIVNILKKNVDYLFTPRYVSFTADTYMCPKFLGLPDLIRGTVDGLPPIVEMCVDIRKKPKFFSALETGRALGKSFREVKSAYQYAVRSYHRFCSGMENGLSFQEALKISENDSKDIFAEKMLDSKVSIAIIGHEYNVHDPFVNMDLLNKLEKMNVKTVVMENLPSHIFKGETTINESLKNYWGNEEEILSALNYLFEEKFVDGIVFLCSFCCGPDSLIDEIVTRNAKSVDMPYICVVIDEHSGQAGLITRIESFVEMVAFKKQREKIG; from the coding sequence ATGGTAAAGAAAAAAATAGGAATTCCTGCAAGTTTATTATATTATAAGTATTTTGCTTTCTGGAAAGCCTTTTTTGAAAGGCTTGGTTTGGAAGTGGTTGTTAGCGATGAAACTAACAGCGAAATACTTAAAGATGGAAATAGGTACGCAATAGATGAGATATGTATCCCTTTGAAACTCTATTATGGGCATATTGTCAATATTTTAAAAAAAAATGTAGACTACCTATTTACTCCAAGATATGTTTCTTTCACTGCAGATACTTATATGTGCCCCAAGTTTTTAGGCTTGCCTGATCTTATAAGAGGCACTGTGGATGGGTTGCCTCCAATTGTAGAGATGTGTGTTGATATTAGAAAGAAACCAAAGTTTTTTTCTGCTCTTGAGACTGGTAGGGCTCTTGGTAAATCTTTTAGAGAGGTAAAGTCGGCATACCAATATGCTGTGCGTAGTTACCACCGATTTTGTTCTGGAATGGAAAATGGTCTTTCATTTCAAGAGGCTCTAAAAATATCTGAAAACGATTCAAAAGATATTTTTGCAGAAAAAATGTTAGACTCAAAAGTTTCTATAGCTATAATAGGGCATGAATATAATGTTCACGACCCGTTTGTAAATATGGACTTGTTGAATAAACTTGAAAAGATGAATGTTAAAACTGTTGTTATGGAAAATCTTCCTTCTCATATATTCAAAGGTGAGACAACAATAAATGAATCACTTAAAAATTATTGGGGTAACGAGGAAGAAATTCTGTCTGCTTTGAACTACTTGTTTGAAGAAAAATTTGTTGATGGAATTGTTTTTCTGTGCAGTTTTTGTTGTGGACCAGACTCTTTAATAGATGAAATTGTAACAAGAAATGCAAAATCAGTAGATATGCCATATATATGTGTGGTGATAGATGAGCATTCTGGGCAAGCCGGGTTAATAACCCGTATTGAATCTTTCGTAGAGATGGTTGCTTTCAAGAAACAGAGGGAGAAAATAGGATAA
- a CDS encoding acyl-CoA dehydratase activase, giving the protein MSQSTEKIDLKNVTNNMFLGIDVGSVSTKFAVVNEDMKLVYATWARTQGSPIKSVQEGFANLRKVFGESGSSIKAVGTTGSARYLIKSLVKADLAKTEIISHAVASSYYVPQVRTILEIGGQDSKLILMQDGIITDFTMNSICAAGTGSFLDHQAHRLGIPIEEFGDYAAKSTVDVAIAGRCTVFAESDMVHKQQMGYPKEDIINGLCEALVRNYLNNLCKGKTLLPPFVFQGGVAANSGIRKSFEKSLGCEVIVPEYFLTMGAIGAALLARTHIEENNLKTIFCGFSVSDEKFVTAGFNCSGCPNKCEITCVNKEKGELVARWGDRCGKWTI; this is encoded by the coding sequence ATGTCACAGAGTACTGAAAAAATAGACCTAAAAAATGTTACAAATAATATGTTTTTAGGCATTGATGTTGGTAGTGTTTCTACCAAATTTGCTGTTGTAAACGAAGATATGAAATTGGTTTATGCTACCTGGGCAAGAACTCAAGGGTCCCCTATAAAATCTGTCCAAGAAGGATTTGCTAATTTAAGGAAGGTTTTTGGAGAGAGCGGTTCCAGTATTAAAGCTGTTGGTACTACGGGTTCTGCAAGGTATCTTATAAAGTCGCTTGTGAAAGCGGATCTTGCTAAAACAGAGATAATATCTCATGCTGTTGCCTCTTCTTATTATGTTCCTCAGGTAAGAACTATACTTGAGATTGGCGGGCAGGATAGTAAATTGATACTAATGCAGGATGGGATAATAACCGACTTTACTATGAACTCAATTTGTGCTGCTGGTACTGGCTCTTTTCTTGACCATCAAGCACATAGGTTGGGGATACCTATTGAGGAGTTTGGGGATTATGCTGCTAAATCAACTGTGGATGTTGCTATAGCAGGTAGGTGTACTGTTTTTGCTGAATCGGATATGGTTCATAAACAACAGATGGGATATCCCAAAGAAGATATTATTAACGGTTTATGTGAGGCACTGGTTAGGAACTATCTTAACAATCTTTGTAAAGGTAAAACCTTATTGCCACCTTTTGTTTTTCAAGGAGGTGTTGCAGCAAATTCAGGTATTAGAAAAAGTTTTGAGAAATCTCTCGGCTGTGAAGTTATTGTTCCAGAATATTTTCTTACTATGGGCGCCATTGGTGCGGCATTGCTTGCAAGAACACATATTGAAGAGAATAACTTAAAAACTATTTTTTGTGGATTTTCTGTTAGCGATGAAAAATTTGTGACAGCAGGGTTCAACTGTTCAGGATGCCCCAATAAATGTGAGATTACTTGCGTAAATAAAGAAAAAGGGGAACTTGTAGCTAGATGGGGAGATAGGTGCGGCAAATGGACAATATAA